The following proteins come from a genomic window of Aequorivita marisscotiae:
- a CDS encoding nucleotidyltransferase domain-containing protein: MNFQEYLYNHGFQREDLLARLAESLELGETRSKKMETAYNAIYDVLKADSVFFSKVDFVVYPQGSKAIGTTTKPIGKDEFDLDIVVQIRDFYYNYSSSEIYNHLIRVFTDNEVYRNKLDPKNRCARINYAGDFHLDVLPGCIIVENEDRLKVPDRELVSWTSTFPKGYSSWFLDRARDVRQPVLLRKAFSDFVSLNEAKAEQEDLPTENIYLKEPLKRAVQLTKRYRDIFFSEKPKYRTSSIILTTIFAQFYQGEASIYETIDNVLNRILEHYSEYQQLFENRGVYKRIKVFNPVDPEEDFTDKWDKDKEYYFQFIAFVKSYKKKWEQLKKGDFGIAEELFGSTRTKTILKAQLEDFARGKTDTLEKAGLTILTGNNYVDTRGNITEDSGYKSKPNRNYGGTELKLNRGIPSANPKNHVAAYIQKHHIEQNFPWLWTMVKDGKLLGKGKIKPEGCKKEYELLVEYDINRSGRKERVFVLNDSRVKFGQTPHLYPGNSLCLYYPKDLPLYLDLNFVDVIPWVSEWLVMYELWNKYGVWMADEVKH, translated from the coding sequence ATGAACTTTCAAGAATACTTATACAATCACGGCTTCCAAAGGGAAGATTTGCTCGCCAGGCTAGCGGAATCACTGGAGTTGGGCGAAACACGCTCCAAGAAAATGGAAACGGCCTATAATGCGATTTACGATGTTTTAAAAGCTGATTCTGTTTTTTTCTCGAAGGTGGATTTTGTTGTCTATCCGCAGGGATCGAAGGCTATCGGCACTACTACAAAACCTATTGGAAAAGATGAGTTTGATTTGGACATTGTAGTGCAGATTAGAGATTTCTATTATAATTATAGTTCATCAGAGATTTATAATCATTTAATTCGAGTGTTTACTGACAACGAGGTGTATCGGAATAAACTAGATCCAAAGAATCGTTGCGCTCGAATAAATTATGCTGGGGATTTTCATCTTGATGTTCTTCCCGGATGCATTATCGTCGAGAATGAAGATAGATTGAAAGTTCCAGATAGGGAGTTGGTGTCATGGACTTCTACATTTCCAAAGGGCTATTCCAGCTGGTTTTTAGATAGGGCTCGGGATGTGCGACAGCCTGTTTTGTTGAGAAAGGCCTTTAGTGACTTTGTTTCCTTAAATGAAGCTAAAGCAGAACAGGAAGATTTGCCCACTGAGAACATTTATTTAAAAGAACCATTGAAAAGAGCTGTTCAGCTCACAAAGCGTTATCGTGATATTTTTTTCAGTGAGAAGCCTAAGTATAGAACGTCAAGTATAATATTGACAACTATTTTTGCCCAGTTTTACCAAGGGGAAGCTTCAATTTATGAAACCATTGACAATGTTCTTAATCGTATTTTAGAGCATTATTCTGAATATCAACAACTTTTTGAAAACCGTGGTGTTTACAAAAGGATTAAGGTGTTTAATCCTGTAGACCCTGAGGAAGATTTTACCGATAAATGGGATAAGGATAAGGAGTATTATTTTCAATTTATCGCTTTTGTGAAAAGTTATAAAAAGAAATGGGAGCAGCTTAAAAAGGGAGATTTTGGAATTGCCGAAGAATTATTTGGGAGCACAAGAACCAAAACTATTTTGAAAGCGCAATTGGAGGACTTTGCTAGAGGAAAAACCGATACACTTGAAAAAGCAGGATTAACGATATTGACGGGAAACAATTATGTAGATACGCGAGGAAATATTACTGAGGACAGCGGTTACAAGAGCAAGCCGAATCGTAATTACGGTGGGACGGAATTAAAACTTAATCGAGGCATTCCTAGCGCCAACCCCAAGAACCATGTGGCTGCTTATATACAAAAACACCACATTGAACAAAACTTTCCGTGGTTATGGACTATGGTGAAGGATGGCAAATTATTGGGAAAAGGCAAGATAAAACCCGAGGGTTGTAAGAAGGAATATGAATTGTTGGTAGAATATGATATAAATAGAAGTGGTCGTAAAGAAAGAGTTTTTGTTCTCAATGATAGCCGAGTAAAATTTGGACAGACACCTCATTTATATCCAGGTAATAGTTTATGCCTATATTATCCCAAAGATCTACCTTTATACTTGGACTTAAACTTTGTGGATGTAATTCCATGGGTTTCAGAATGGTTGGTTATGTATGAGTTATGGAATAAATATGGAGTTTGGATGGCGGATGAAGTAAAACATTAG